In one Flavobacteriales bacterium genomic region, the following are encoded:
- a CDS encoding PKD domain-containing protein: protein MPSPSTVRRPIRYLWILALMLSLSGSAQIFTITDGSITTCTGAILDSGGQGAGGYGNNESYTATICPDAPGQGIHLNWVTFNLSEAGTDPIDNLAIYDGPSAADPLLGVFTGTSIQGTVVSASPTNPTGCLTLVFTSNGNGTGVFAAAISCVTPCFPPTAVADVGQPLPALVCPDEVITYDGSASTAAAGFTIVDYAWDLGDGTTASGPIVTHSFSNPGAYIAQLTVTDDNGCVNTQTVDLAVYVGTTPLFAGTTESLTVCQGATVDLAGAVQPVTWSAMPEVDFGDGVYLPDNVGQTFTSQIEYGLFPPGATLTNVNDLWSLCIDIEHSFMGDFVMTITCPNGQSTILHQQGGGGTNLGIANQADGGNPQPGTCWNYCFAPNAPNGTWAQSSTAGLTTPTATGPSLTPGTYSSVQPLNNLVGCPLNGTWTFSFTDLWGADNGFLCSWYIDFNPSLYPDLVDFTPTIGFFPDSMAWSGAGVTTDPNDPTYASFTLTDPGVYPYTFTVTDNFGCTYDTTITVTVTNAPEVEATAVLASTCSEPTALEAEIVAYAPPPPDCTYSLVLHDSFGDGWNGGANVQVVINGVSTSYSMPPGGNDFTVSLSIPFGATLSLIFTAGTIWNNENSLELISNSGAILYDSPNGPPSGTLWTGTGDCGPNAGPVVWQWTPAASVDDPNAQNTVSQITQTTTFVVRVYPFGQPWCFGTDTIEVDPPSFLENDSVVTHVRCNGGPGAIEIISTGLGGPWNYDWVDANGTSVQQTVASLGDTLEAAAGTYTVFVSEGPQGNGCADTLTATITEPPLLEWVTVPQDTTICLAGSATLAATAQGGTDPVLLVWSQGLAGNGPHQVSPPSGPSTFVVQAVDANGCATNEEYVTVLVREPLTFTPLEPDTECYGIPVPYAVLDAAGGDGAYAYDWGTGAQPLNATEYLLTWSDSICVTLTDGCETPPVTDCAWLEILHTPPIELTADTVFGCAPFSVGLTLRDTTEGAWIQWSYGDGAVEMDSASVIHTYANAGNYTVNTVITWPNGCITDTTITDMVRVLTVPIANMYWTPRPATVNEPVVRFVDTSVPNVVSWLWDFGELGTSEEQDPVIEFPSDAGGTYPVMLVVANELGCTDTLRSFVDVEDEFMVWVPNAFTPDGNAHNQTFSVSGNDLSTEEYHLIIFDRWGHEVFNSTDLFEAWDGTSKGTVLPQGTYTYRLKIRARSSREKRILYGHVSLLR, encoded by the coding sequence ATGCCCTCTCCCTCCACCGTTCGCCGCCCCATCCGCTACCTCTGGATCCTTGCGCTGATGCTCAGCCTCAGCGGGTCGGCGCAGATCTTCACCATCACGGACGGGAGCATCACCACCTGCACCGGAGCCATCCTGGACAGCGGTGGTCAGGGTGCGGGCGGCTATGGCAACAACGAGAGCTATACAGCCACCATCTGCCCCGATGCACCCGGCCAGGGCATCCACCTGAACTGGGTGACCTTCAACCTGAGCGAGGCCGGCACCGACCCTATCGACAACCTCGCCATCTATGATGGGCCCTCGGCTGCGGATCCGCTCCTGGGTGTCTTCACAGGCACGTCCATCCAAGGAACGGTGGTTTCCGCTTCACCCACCAATCCCACCGGCTGCCTCACGCTCGTCTTCACTTCCAACGGCAATGGCACGGGCGTATTCGCGGCCGCCATCAGTTGCGTAACGCCTTGCTTCCCCCCCACCGCGGTGGCCGATGTCGGACAGCCCCTGCCGGCCTTGGTGTGCCCGGACGAGGTGATCACCTACGATGGTTCCGCCTCCACCGCGGCCGCAGGCTTCACCATCGTCGACTATGCCTGGGACCTGGGAGATGGCACCACCGCCTCGGGGCCGATTGTGACCCACTCCTTCTCCAACCCGGGCGCCTACATCGCCCAATTGACGGTGACGGACGACAACGGCTGCGTGAATACCCAGACCGTGGATCTTGCGGTGTACGTCGGCACCACGCCCCTCTTCGCCGGGACCACGGAAAGCCTGACGGTGTGCCAAGGCGCCACGGTCGACCTGGCCGGCGCAGTGCAGCCGGTGACCTGGAGCGCGATGCCCGAGGTGGATTTCGGCGATGGTGTCTATCTGCCGGACAATGTGGGCCAGACCTTCACCAGCCAGATCGAGTATGGGCTCTTCCCACCTGGCGCGACGCTCACGAATGTGAATGACCTGTGGTCGCTGTGCATTGACATCGAGCACAGCTTCATGGGTGATTTTGTGATGACGATCACCTGCCCCAATGGGCAGAGCACCATTCTTCACCAGCAAGGCGGAGGAGGCACGAATCTGGGAATCGCCAACCAGGCCGACGGGGGGAACCCGCAGCCCGGCACATGCTGGAATTACTGCTTCGCACCGAACGCACCGAATGGCACCTGGGCGCAGTCGTCAACGGCAGGCCTGACGACGCCTACGGCAACCGGCCCCTCATTGACTCCCGGCACGTACTCCTCCGTGCAGCCATTGAATAACCTCGTGGGTTGTCCGCTCAACGGCACATGGACCTTCTCCTTCACGGATCTGTGGGGCGCTGACAATGGCTTCCTGTGCTCATGGTACATCGATTTCAACCCCAGCCTCTACCCCGACCTGGTGGATTTCACGCCCACCATCGGCTTCTTCCCCGACTCGATGGCCTGGAGCGGAGCGGGTGTGACCACCGACCCGAACGACCCCACCTACGCGAGCTTCACGCTCACCGACCCCGGCGTGTACCCATACACGTTCACGGTAACCGACAATTTCGGGTGCACCTACGACACGACCATCACCGTAACGGTGACGAACGCCCCTGAGGTGGAGGCCACGGCCGTGCTCGCTTCCACCTGCAGCGAGCCCACCGCCTTGGAGGCGGAGATCGTCGCCTATGCGCCGCCGCCGCCGGATTGCACCTACTCACTCGTTCTCCACGATTCATTCGGCGACGGTTGGAACGGCGGCGCCAACGTACAGGTGGTGATCAATGGCGTCTCCACCAGCTACTCGATGCCGCCCGGCGGAAACGACTTCACGGTATCGCTGTCCATTCCGTTCGGAGCCACCCTCTCGCTCATCTTCACCGCAGGCACCATCTGGAACAACGAGAACTCGCTGGAGCTGATCAGCAACTCGGGAGCGATCCTGTACGATTCGCCGAACGGGCCGCCCAGCGGCACGCTCTGGACCGGCACGGGCGATTGCGGGCCGAATGCAGGGCCCGTGGTGTGGCAGTGGACGCCTGCTGCCAGCGTGGACGACCCCAATGCACAGAACACCGTATCGCAGATCACGCAGACCACCACCTTCGTGGTGCGGGTGTACCCCTTCGGACAGCCTTGGTGCTTCGGTACCGATACGATCGAGGTGGACCCTCCCTCCTTCCTGGAGAACGACAGCGTAGTGACGCATGTGCGCTGCAATGGCGGACCGGGCGCCATCGAGATCATCTCCACCGGCCTGGGAGGGCCTTGGAACTATGACTGGGTGGATGCCAACGGCACCAGCGTGCAGCAGACCGTGGCCTCGCTGGGTGACACGTTGGAAGCGGCGGCCGGCACCTATACCGTATTCGTCAGCGAAGGCCCGCAGGGCAACGGCTGTGCCGACACCCTTACGGCCACCATCACCGAGCCGCCGCTGCTCGAATGGGTGACCGTGCCGCAGGATACGACCATCTGCCTCGCCGGCTCGGCCACCCTGGCCGCAACGGCCCAAGGCGGCACGGACCCCGTGCTCCTGGTCTGGAGCCAAGGGCTCGCCGGCAACGGGCCGCATCAGGTGAGCCCGCCGTCGGGCCCATCGACCTTTGTGGTCCAGGCGGTGGATGCCAATGGCTGCGCCACCAACGAGGAGTATGTCACGGTCCTGGTGCGGGAGCCGCTGACCTTCACCCCCCTCGAGCCGGATACCGAGTGCTATGGCATCCCGGTGCCCTACGCGGTGCTCGATGCGGCTGGCGGCGACGGCGCCTATGCCTACGACTGGGGCACCGGTGCCCAGCCGCTGAACGCCACGGAATACCTGCTCACCTGGTCGGACAGCATCTGCGTGACCCTCACCGACGGCTGCGAAACACCACCCGTGACGGACTGCGCATGGCTCGAGATCCTGCACACACCGCCCATCGAGCTGACAGCCGACACCGTCTTCGGCTGCGCCCCCTTCAGCGTGGGCCTCACGCTCCGCGATACCACCGAGGGCGCATGGATCCAATGGAGCTATGGTGATGGAGCGGTGGAGATGGACAGCGCCAGCGTGATCCACACCTATGCGAATGCCGGCAATTACACGGTGAACACCGTGATCACATGGCCGAACGGCTGCATCACGGACACGACCATCACCGACATGGTGCGCGTGCTCACCGTACCGATCGCCAACATGTACTGGACGCCGCGTCCCGCAACGGTCAACGAGCCCGTGGTGCGCTTCGTGGACACCAGCGTGCCCAATGTGGTGAGCTGGCTGTGGGACTTCGGGGAGCTGGGCACCAGCGAGGAGCAGGACCCCGTAATCGAATTCCCCAGCGATGCAGGCGGAACCTACCCCGTGATGCTGGTGGTGGCCAATGAGCTGGGGTGCACGGATACGCTCCGTTCGTTCGTCGACGTCGAGGACGAGTTCATGGTGTGGGTGCCCAATGCATTCACCCCGGATGGCAATGCGCACAACCAGACCTTCTCCGTCAGCGGCAACGACCTCTCCACCGAGGAATACCACCTCATCATCTTCGACCGGTGGGGACACGAGGTGTTCAACAGCACCGACCTGTTCGAAGCATGGGATGGCACCAGCAAAGGCACCGTGCTTCCCCAAGGCACCTACACCTACCGCCTGAAGATCCGCGCCCGCAGTTCACGCGAGAAGCGGATCCTGTACGGGCACGTGAGCCTGCTGCGCTGA
- a CDS encoding PKD domain-containing protein has translation MHIRPLSRAGLTIILALLLAGGVSAQQFSITAGSITTCAGVLEDSGGPAAEYGNNENFTVVICPDNPGDGISLTWAVFGLSTAGAQNTWDRIRIWDGDNTGATFLGEYTGGGLLGLITSATSFNPTGCLTVQFISNGTGTGDFAASITCFTPCERPVAVASMTGGSPALVCVGEQIDFDGSSSYAATGFNIINYEWVFDDGSTANGPTASHSFTEPGEYVVQLNLLDDNDCVNSNVVDLQVLVSTTPSFIGTMESVESCLGATVNLSAVVSPVTWTGIPEANFGDGVYLPDDVGTPFTSEINFTQFEPGQMLTNANDLQTICVSMEHSFMGDLVLSVTCPNGQVIILHQQGGGGTYIGAANDGDGNLNPVAGTCWDYCWSANAPNGTFAQCAAFGATPNVMQGGTPQNNALIPDTYTAVQPWTNLQGCPLNGTWTFTSLDLWGADNGFLCSWELNFNPAIIPDVTQFTPDLGTSTLDSAYWTGPFLVTDPNDPLIATATPSQAGTFDYSFHVTDNFGCTYDTTITVTVAPQMEIDAGPVIILCTDAEPMAGQVVANGPPANCVWTLILEETFGDSWNGGANLAVTIDGVTTNYTVPAGQTQLIFPLNVSTGSSMQLLYTQGTIWNNENSFQLLNDLGATVYDSPQGPPTGVAWAGVVSCGGGTSPIVWEWTPTDGLDDPSDPTTNVYTTSPTWYYLSAYPLGSPECAVMDSVLVSPDPSIDAGQDAAITICASDPNFLMTDSLGGTPDAGGVWTTSGGAVVPNQFISVNGVTDVYTYTVTSPAGCVATAQLDITVIPADDPTCCGFITMGPSAYSCNLTIGLSVDPGNTGTGQWSGPAGAVFADPSATETTVTLPAGMGGTHWFYWIEDDGAFCYLVDSVQMTLTDSIVIAFNATDAVCYTYCDGTAQASVTGGNTATDFLFDWSTGLNGVGERDVNNLCAGTYTVTVTDDNGCTGSNSVVINEPGLLEIDSIAFQPVTCSGDCDGQVEVYDPEALLYSYDNGATWVPDAILTGACEQLYPIRIQNAAGCFGTGSTIVTGPPPVVSDFVWNPIPATVSDPRIWFGNTSTGAETYFWDIAGLATSTEEAPFFQFTNKEPGQYEVCLTAYNYNQCADTMCHTVVIDDILFVYVPNTFTPDGDDLNETWGMSTNIPAITSFELRVFDRWGQVVYQTDSPYQFWNGARNNSGDILKTDVYAYRITYEIKDTETRKELMGHVTLIK, from the coding sequence ATGCACATTCGTCCGTTATCCCGGGCCGGCCTTACGATCATCCTTGCACTGCTCCTGGCTGGCGGGGTTTCCGCGCAGCAATTCAGCATCACCGCGGGCAGCATCACCACCTGCGCAGGCGTGCTGGAGGACAGCGGCGGCCCAGCCGCGGAGTACGGCAACAATGAGAACTTCACGGTGGTCATCTGCCCGGACAACCCAGGGGATGGCATCTCGCTGACCTGGGCCGTTTTCGGCTTGAGCACCGCCGGTGCCCAGAACACCTGGGACCGCATCCGCATCTGGGATGGCGACAACACGGGTGCCACCTTCCTTGGGGAATATACCGGCGGCGGCCTGCTCGGCCTCATCACCTCCGCCACCAGCTTCAATCCCACCGGTTGCCTGACGGTGCAGTTCATCTCCAACGGCACGGGAACAGGCGACTTCGCGGCATCCATCACCTGCTTCACACCCTGTGAACGGCCGGTGGCCGTCGCCTCCATGACCGGTGGCAGCCCCGCCTTGGTCTGCGTGGGTGAGCAGATCGACTTCGACGGATCCTCCTCATACGCGGCAACCGGCTTCAACATCATCAACTACGAATGGGTCTTCGACGATGGCTCCACCGCCAACGGGCCCACGGCAAGCCATTCCTTCACCGAGCCCGGCGAGTACGTGGTGCAGCTGAACCTGCTGGACGACAACGACTGCGTGAACTCCAATGTGGTGGACCTGCAGGTGCTGGTGAGCACAACCCCCAGCTTCATCGGCACCATGGAAAGCGTGGAAAGCTGCCTTGGCGCCACGGTGAACCTGAGCGCCGTGGTGAGCCCGGTGACCTGGACCGGGATTCCCGAAGCCAACTTCGGCGATGGCGTGTACCTGCCCGATGACGTGGGCACCCCCTTCACCAGCGAGATCAATTTCACGCAGTTCGAACCGGGGCAGATGCTCACGAACGCCAACGACCTGCAGACCATCTGCGTCAGCATGGAGCACAGCTTCATGGGAGACCTGGTGCTGTCGGTGACCTGCCCCAACGGGCAGGTGATCATCCTGCACCAGCAGGGCGGCGGCGGCACCTACATCGGCGCAGCCAACGACGGAGATGGGAACCTGAACCCGGTGGCCGGCACCTGCTGGGATTATTGCTGGTCGGCGAATGCACCGAACGGCACCTTCGCCCAATGCGCCGCCTTCGGGGCCACGCCGAATGTGATGCAGGGCGGCACGCCGCAGAATAACGCTCTGATCCCGGATACCTATACCGCCGTACAGCCCTGGACCAACCTGCAAGGGTGCCCGCTGAATGGAACCTGGACCTTTACCTCACTGGACCTTTGGGGCGCGGACAACGGATTCCTGTGCAGCTGGGAGCTGAACTTCAACCCGGCCATCATCCCCGACGTCACGCAATTCACCCCGGACCTGGGCACCTCCACTTTGGATTCGGCCTATTGGACCGGTCCGTTCCTGGTCACGGACCCGAACGATCCGCTGATCGCCACCGCCACCCCGAGTCAGGCGGGTACGTTCGACTACTCCTTCCACGTGACCGACAACTTCGGCTGCACCTACGACACCACCATCACGGTGACTGTTGCGCCGCAGATGGAGATCGATGCCGGCCCCGTCATCATTCTTTGCACGGACGCTGAACCGATGGCCGGCCAGGTGGTTGCGAATGGACCACCGGCCAATTGCGTGTGGACGCTGATCCTGGAGGAGACCTTCGGCGATAGCTGGAATGGCGGGGCCAACCTGGCCGTGACCATCGATGGGGTGACCACCAACTACACGGTGCCCGCCGGCCAGACCCAGCTCATCTTCCCCTTGAACGTGAGCACAGGCTCCAGCATGCAGCTGCTCTATACGCAAGGCACCATCTGGAACAACGAGAATTCCTTCCAGCTCCTTAACGACCTCGGCGCAACGGTCTATGATTCCCCGCAGGGTCCGCCTACCGGCGTGGCCTGGGCCGGGGTGGTGAGCTGCGGCGGCGGCACCTCCCCCATCGTTTGGGAGTGGACGCCGACCGACGGGCTGGATGACCCGAGCGACCCAACGACCAACGTCTACACCACCTCGCCTACCTGGTACTACTTGTCGGCCTATCCCCTCGGATCCCCGGAATGCGCGGTCATGGACAGCGTGCTGGTGAGCCCCGACCCCTCCATCGATGCCGGGCAGGATGCCGCGATCACCATCTGCGCCAGCGACCCCAACTTCCTGATGACCGACTCGCTGGGCGGCACCCCCGATGCCGGCGGTGTGTGGACCACGAGCGGCGGCGCCGTAGTGCCGAACCAGTTCATCTCGGTGAACGGGGTGACCGATGTGTACACCTACACGGTGACGAGCCCTGCCGGGTGCGTGGCCACGGCGCAATTGGACATCACGGTCATTCCCGCCGATGACCCCACGTGCTGCGGATTCATCACCATGGGCCCTTCCGCCTACTCGTGCAACCTCACCATCGGCCTTTCGGTGGACCCCGGCAACACGGGCACGGGGCAGTGGAGCGGCCCCGCGGGCGCCGTATTCGCCGACCCCAGCGCCACGGAGACCACGGTGACCCTGCCGGCGGGCATGGGCGGCACGCATTGGTTCTACTGGATCGAGGATGATGGCGCCTTCTGCTACTTGGTAGACAGCGTGCAGATGACGCTTACGGACTCCATCGTCATCGCCTTCAACGCCACGGACGCGGTGTGCTATACCTACTGCGATGGCACCGCGCAAGCCTCCGTGACCGGCGGCAATACCGCCACTGACTTCCTCTTCGACTGGAGCACCGGGCTGAACGGTGTGGGCGAGCGCGACGTGAACAACCTGTGCGCCGGCACCTATACGGTGACCGTCACCGACGACAACGGCTGCACGGGCAGCAATTCCGTGGTCATCAATGAGCCCGGGCTGCTGGAGATCGACTCCATCGCGTTCCAGCCGGTGACTTGCTCGGGTGATTGCGATGGCCAGGTGGAGGTTTACGACCCGGAGGCCCTGCTCTACAGCTACGACAATGGAGCCACTTGGGTGCCCGATGCCATCCTCACCGGTGCATGCGAGCAGCTCTATCCGATCCGCATCCAGAATGCAGCCGGATGCTTCGGCACCGGCAGCACCATCGTGACGGGCCCTCCGCCGGTGGTGTCCGACTTCGTTTGGAATCCCATCCCCGCCACGGTATCCGACCCGCGCATCTGGTTCGGCAATACGAGCACGGGGGCGGAGACCTACTTCTGGGACATTGCCGGACTCGCCACCAGCACCGAAGAAGCCCCCTTCTTCCAATTCACCAACAAGGAGCCGGGGCAGTACGAGGTCTGCCTTACGGCCTACAACTACAACCAATGCGCCGATACGATGTGCCACACCGTGGTCATCGACGACATCCTCTTCGTTTACGTGCCCAACACCTTCACGCCGGATGGCGATGACCTGAACGAGACCTGGGGCATGAGCACGAACATCCCGGCCATCACCTCCTTCGAGCTGCGCGTGTTCGACCGTTGGGGGCAGGTGGTGTACCAAACGGACAGTCCGTACCAATTCTGGAACGGTGCCAGGAACAACTCCGGCGACATCCTGAAGACGGACGTCTACGCCTACCGCATCACCTACGAGATCAAGGACACCGAGACCCGCAAGGAACTGATGGGCCATGTGACCCTGATCAAGTGA